The proteins below are encoded in one region of Populus alba chromosome 2, ASM523922v2, whole genome shotgun sequence:
- the LOC118049966 gene encoding uncharacterized protein, with product MTMIVAADADVDAGFPSSKDSGPAPAMTFWASKWKGWLPQVEGLANANMKVTENKLTVASKKTCVCAPTSHAGSFKCRLHRTTRSTAAQMSEEYNSDKESSENLDFMKMILYRKFSNKKPQLSRFGRAAAAAVNSAYSNSN from the exons ATGACAATGATCGTAGCTGCTGATGCCGACGTCGACGCTGGTTTTCCCAGTTCGAAAGATTCCGGCCCAGCTCCGGCAATGACTTTTTG GGCGAGTAAATGGAAGGGTTGGCTTCCTCAGGTTGAGGGTTTGGCCAATGCAAACATGAAAGTGACTGAAAACAAGCTAACTGTGGCCTCCAAAAAGACCTGCGTTTGTGCACCAACTAGCCATGCTGGTTCATTCAAGTGCCGTCTTCACCGAACTACTAGAAGCACTGCTGCTCAAATGTCAGAGGAGTATAACAGTGACAAGGAAAGTAGTGAAAATCTTGACTTCATGAAGATGATCCTGTATCGTAAGTTCTCCAACAAAAAACCTCAGTTATCAAGGTTTGGCAGGGCTGCTGCTGCGGCTGTTAACAGTGCTTATAGCAATTCTAATTAA
- the LOC118049965 gene encoding uncharacterized protein, with translation MSSLVKRLHHLSPCLQSTAHQLRQLRTGAGPNRRRSKSPPFAAKKTDEKSDWWIVDGEMHEIGEHVPPRERFVIPRDNVPNKRRKQLREQFMRRTRLVIKESEHEPWCKRYMELYQELRENWERLYWDEGYSKKIARDHANYESAEDDDQDFNPYRSKRPEQVKDQDFGRNRQGDTWEKVSQIRDKFEYDREKRMREKAFAPMNRGTSFDLPHSNTQNRPFDTQRYFPDEGDS, from the exons ATGTCTTCTCTCGTAAAACGACTCCACCACCTATCCCCATGCCTGCAGTCCACCGCCCACCAGCTCCGCCAATTAAGAACCGGGGCCGGCCCAAACAGGCGGCGATCCAAGTCCCCTCCCTTTGCAGCCAAGAAGACTGATGAGAAATCGGACTGGTGGATAGTTGACGGCGAGATGCACGAGATAGGAGAACACGTGCCCCCACGTGAGCGATTTGTTATCCCTAGAGACAACGTCCCAAACAAGCGGCGAAAGCAACTTCGTGAACAGTTCATGCGCCGCACTCGCCTTGTTATCAAGGAATCA gagCATGAACCTTGGTGCAAAAGATACATGGAACTATATCAGGAGCTTAGAGAGAATTGGGAGCGGCTATACTGGGATGAGGGCTATTCCAAGAAAATTGCGCGAGATCATGCAAATTATGAGTCTGCTGAGGATGATGATCAAGATTTTAACCCGTACAG GAGCAAGCGACCTGAACAGGTGAAG GACCAGGATTTTGGGAGAAACAGGCAAGGTGATACATGGGAAAAGGTTAGCCAAATTCGAGATAAATTTGAATATGACAGAGAGAAAAGAATGAGGGAGAAAG CATTTGCGCCGATGAATAGAGGAACTTCTTTTGACTTGCCTCATTCAAACACCCAGAATCGGCCATTTGACACTCAACGATACTTCCCTGATGAAGGGGACTCTTAA
- the LOC118049964 gene encoding uncharacterized protein, with the protein MCGRARCTLRADDIPRACHRNTASVRSVNMDRYRPSYNASPGSNLAVVRRDDAASGAGASGGDGYAIHCMKWGLIPSFTKKSEKPDFYKMFNARSESLSEKASFRGLIPRSRCLVAVEGFYEWKKDGSKKQPYYIHFKDGRPLVFAALYDSWQNSEGEILYTFTIVTTAASSAIQWLHDRMPVILGDKEATDTWLSVSSNSKFDTVLKPYEQSDLVWYPVTPAMGKPSFDGPECIKEIHLKVEEKGTILKFFSRKEFKEESNPEESTHGKSLKLEPKSVKEETESEEKLETPCSSKTVDCDLKSELETFSHEGETKCKTKRDHEELAGSKLKTDEIVKPRASPAKKANLKSVDDKQPTLLSYFGKK; encoded by the exons ATGTGCGGTAGAGCGCGTTGCACTCTCAGAGCCGACGACATCCCCAGGGCATGCCACCGCAACACCGCCAGCGTCCGCTCTGTCAATATGGACCG GTACCGCCCATCCTACAACGCATCACCGGGTTCGAATTTGGCGGTTGTCCGTAGAGACGACGCAGCCAGTGGCGCCGGCGCCAGCGGTGGGGACGGTTATGCTATCCACTGTATGAAGTGGGGATTAATTCCTAGTTTCACTAAGAAATCTGAGAAACCAGATTTCTACAAGATG TTTAATGCACGATCTGAATCACTGAGCGAAAAGGCTTCTTTTCGTGGCCTGATTCCGAGAAGCAGGTGTCTTGTTGCAGTAGAAGG ATTCTATGAGTGGAAAAAAGATGGGTCAAAAAAGCAGCCCTACTACATTCATTTCAAGGATGGTCGGCCTCTTGTGTTTGCTGCTCTTTATGATTCATGGCAGAACTCTGAAG GCGAGATACTTTACACCTTTACTATAGTCACTACTGCTGCATCTTCAGCTATACAATGGTTGCATG ACAGGATGCCTGTTATTTTGGGTGACAAGGAAGCAACTGACACATGGCTAAGTGTTTCCTCCAATTCCAAATTTGATACGGTGCTCAAGCCTTATGAACAGTCTGATTTG GTATGGTACCCAGTGACACCTGCGATGGGTAAGCCATCTTTTGATGGACCAGAGTGCATTAAAGAG ATACATTTGAAGGTGGAGGAAAAGGGTACTATCTTAAAGTTCTTCTCACGAAAGGAATTTAAAGAAGAATCAAATCCTGAAGAAAGTACACATGGCAAATCTCTCAAGTTGGAGCCAAAAAGTGTGAAAGAGGAGACTGAAAGCGAAGAGAAGTTAGAAACTCCATGCTCCTCTAAAACGGTGGACTGTGATTTGAAATCAGAACTTGAAACTTTTTCACATGAGGGTGAAACGAAGTGCAAAACAAAACGCGACCATGAGGAGTTGGCTGGTTCAAAGCTGAAGACAGATGAAATTGTCAAACCACGGGCAAGTCCAGCAAAGAAGGCCAATCTCAAGAGCGTTGATGATAAACAGCCAACACTTCTTTCATACTTTGGCAAAAAATAG
- the LOC118049963 gene encoding ylmG homolog protein 1-1, chloroplastic translates to MAMMLSSQTGAVLRAPFLPSHSNLSRRLPLSTTTTLCLPSQNPLSLALKFPKSSLSPTITTKQRIHRVHLSPQSTQIPTESQPQLIGSTRTVATILTLALSLSRIFVTSIQNFVISHNLFPTPDQLMAIRSLQSNLVHSVGPFFFAALKDRPTGYLNTPLTVVAAGLAKWLDIYSGVLMVRVLLSWFPNIPWDRQPLSAIRDLCDPYLNLFRNIIPPIFDTLDVSPLLAFAVLGTLGSILNSSRGMY, encoded by the coding sequence atggCAATGATGCTTTCCTCCCAAACCGGCGCAGTCCTCCGCGCCCCATTCCTCCCCTCCCACTCTAACCTCTCCCGCCGCCTTCCTCtcagcaccaccaccacccttTGTCTGCCATCACAAAACCCCCTATCTCTCGCTCTCAAGTTCCCTAAATCATCACTGTCTCCGACTATCACCACCAAACAACGTATCCATAGGGTTCACCTCTCCCCCCAATCCACACAAATCCCTACCGAGTCACAACCCCAGCTCATCGGGTCAACTCGAACCGTCGCTACTATCCTAACcctagctctctctctctcacgcaTCTTCGTCACTTCAATCCAAAATTTCGTTATTTCACATAATCTTTTCCCCACTCCTGATCAACTCATGGCGATTCGTTCTCTACAAAGCAACCTGGTTCACTCAGTGGGCCCCTTTTTCTTCGCGGCGCTTAAGGACCGTCCTACCGGGTATTTAAACACCCCATTGACAGTGGTTGCGGCCGGTTTGGCTAAATGGCTTGATATATATAGTGGGGTTTTGATGGTCAGGGTTTTGCTTAGTTGGTTCCCTAACATTCCTTGGGACCGTCAGCCCTTATCAGCTATAAGGGACTTGTGTGATCCTTATTTGaacttgtttagaaatataattccTCCAATCTTCGATACTCTTGATGTTAGCCCGCTTTTGGCTTTCGCGGTTTTGGGCACACTTGGTTCCATTCTTAACAGCAGCAGAGGAATGTACTGA